One part of the Thermovirga sp. genome encodes these proteins:
- a CDS encoding flavodoxin family protein has protein sequence MKKVLGILGSPRKEGNSETLARKVLDGAAKNGAAFDVIRLQGLSLSGCTDCRRCWSGGRPCVIDDDMEKVYEKVREADLLVFASPLYWYSWSSQMKPVWDRFLPFVQKEARWDLKDKRALLVASAGDDKPDVFQGMLFSFRTSCGLLGLEMAEPLLAHGVHGMGEVEKGQWLNL, from the coding sequence ATGAAAAAGGTCCTCGGAATCCTGGGGAGTCCCCGCAAGGAGGGCAACAGCGAGACCTTGGCGCGAAAGGTGCTTGACGGGGCAGCGAAAAATGGCGCTGCTTTCGATGTCATCCGCCTCCAGGGTTTGAGCCTTTCGGGCTGCACCGACTGCAGGAGGTGCTGGTCCGGAGGAAGGCCCTGCGTAATTGACGACGATATGGAGAAGGTCTACGAAAAAGTCAGGGAGGCCGACCTCCTGGTCTTCGCCTCTCCTCTTTACTGGTACTCGTGGAGTTCCCAGATGAAACCGGTCTGGGACCGGTTCCTTCCCTTCGTTCAGAAAGAGGCCCGCTGGGATCTCAAGGATAAGAGGGCGCTCCTGGTGGCCTCGGCCGGCGATGACAAACCCGATGTTTTCCAGGGAATGCTCTTCTCTTTCAGGACATCCTGCGGGCTCCTTGGCTTGGAAATGGCGGAACCCCTGTTGGCCCATGGAGTCCACGGGATGGGCGAGGTGGAAAAGGGTCAATGGTTGAACCTGG
- a CDS encoding dihydrodipicolinate synthase family protein, with protein MKLEGIYAPIPTPFNGDGDLDLEAFSLNFKHWLSTRIDGIVVSGSNGEWPLLAFGERVALFGACVDLSRGKLKVIAGIHCPSTKESLNLGLEAARAGCDGVLLLPPHYYKGQNSRESLLAYFMTLADSIGIPVVLYNMPANTGFNLAPDIVTALSGHPNIIGIKDSSGDIVQIATLCRDTPDNFGVLAGSGSFFLPSIAVGCSGGTMGVANLFADACVDILIGFRKGDIDRSRSLQLALIEINQAVTKRYGVPGLKAAMDHAGLYGGPVRAPLLPVKEKVREEIGRIYDEFRYFYEEVSS; from the coding sequence CCCTTCAATGGAGATGGGGACCTCGACCTGGAAGCGTTTTCCCTGAACTTCAAACACTGGCTGTCCACGCGCATTGACGGCATCGTCGTCAGCGGTTCCAACGGGGAGTGGCCGCTTCTGGCCTTCGGCGAGAGGGTCGCACTCTTCGGCGCCTGCGTGGATCTTTCCCGGGGAAAACTCAAGGTGATCGCGGGAATCCATTGCCCCTCAACGAAGGAAAGCCTCAACCTGGGGCTGGAAGCCGCCAGGGCCGGGTGCGACGGCGTCCTCCTATTGCCGCCCCACTACTACAAGGGACAGAACTCCAGGGAGTCCCTCCTGGCCTACTTCATGACCCTTGCCGATTCGATCGGTATACCCGTCGTGCTTTACAACATGCCCGCCAACACCGGGTTCAACCTTGCTCCCGATATCGTCACCGCCCTTTCGGGGCACCCCAACATCATCGGGATAAAGGACAGTTCCGGCGATATCGTGCAGATTGCCACCCTTTGCCGGGATACCCCCGATAATTTTGGTGTTTTGGCTGGCTCCGGAAGCTTTTTCCTTCCCTCCATCGCCGTGGGGTGTTCGGGAGGAACCATGGGCGTGGCCAACCTCTTTGCCGACGCCTGCGTCGACATCCTTATCGGCTTCAGGAAGGGCGACATCGACCGTTCAAGATCTTTGCAGCTCGCCCTCATCGAGATCAACCAGGCGGTCACGAAAAGATACGGCGTACCCGGGCTGAAGGCCGCCATGGATCATGCGGGCCTTTACGGGGGCCCCGTCAGGGCGCCCCTGCTCCCGGTGAAAGAAAAGGTCAGGGAAGAGATCGGGAGGATCTATGACGAGTTCAGATATTTTTATGAGGAGGTTTCATCATGA